From a single Nematostella vectensis chromosome 3, jaNemVect1.1, whole genome shotgun sequence genomic region:
- the LOC5504259 gene encoding calmodulin-binding transcription activator 2 isoform X2, translating to MTATVDEQFQSTNETSTHVVLPEKLSRIKKASCLPSVKLGWNSNEVLLSILISFDKHKEWFTDKIPSRPPNGSMFLINRHEFRDYRRDGYTWKKRTKSTTTREDHFKLKVQGIDCISVLYTHSDVIPTFHKRFYWLIQNPSIILIHYVNVMDDLTGSDTLYNYVTSTRKEDVLSEVTSIYSGIDEQSIPEVQVIEDVSDPPSPVAAPPSPSIARQLKSNEKTFKVCITPKIPPTASLSKVKPTNQSTLPQGNATQWVLIPHKGSMPCIGTFPNAINTWIIPGTQPNIYATTSSINVPIGYPPGAGILIPKQPIATHDQHLPNDATNLQTDFRNFNVQPLNQMSPNNNPTFLVSASLAHNAQKRTVREDSHIRLKATKNIAPKPSEPQQCSMQGQVNANMRFSRGNGSSASMNREGAFSCNSTTATVSSQTSSFASSGLTNEGVYILNNGICSAQSVVSRIGNGTTEGSLDGQHTLRSPSTGSISSHGVPVEPSTSPSSDYGSFISDAGPRLTRSESLSDQGGSREGIFDGPFRIPPSPLENTQVLTTTSRDPSGQKRPFSQAPNGSLEDDPLGPHNLADLGFDVSELSPFESFGDGMLSNYDLNSVFPDFLDSLTGEDSHEQTLSRSDHSNPIMPSSVSSLAQQQAINTSPGQSDTLNSQDTCASSKDVSTNSTCTSVTCQGQADVVMTISSDEAKIVSATSDSVTAQNTSSKISPRHPGSTCGTVRTSPASDTIPSNRGPRERVEMNGEAPCPGSSSSTTLTGPSTLSTVPGSARITDYSPEWAYPEGGVKILVTGEWSLTDRSYTCLFDGCSVEATLVQTGVLRCFCPPHEPGLVTLQVACNGFIVSNACVFEYRARDTPRSNASCHEWLTMDESRFKLAMLERLERLESSLGLLPHQGSIQGTDYTNCATFEDRIIRACQMLFTSITQGSVGEVQKPYRGMTLLHLAAALGFARLIRQLKSLVPTDGLCPLRQELDHLRRDEFSCTALMWACGLGHKDAVWELLLTGDICTLTTPDARGRMPLQIARDRGYYEVVDCIEEYYASSPSRQTALFNGLRSDDEDDIAEEQPDYHSSTATPPETFHNNVPSCQSATATPLNSYHSSLVNPTTTPITSYQSSSNVSAGSHHSSLTSFTDRACSPMAVEEESQSACVPLVGVPLSQALVKVQAMINEAELEADLETSYLQTVTGQGQLNPVHEEADLLYSAGSWVSPGGRFRSFSTASSQSSPHTPSSKSSLSPGSPGTFLNSPHPSPTVAPDTKEFHEFLCTSKKLLEKNFSELTLTDTEQRELYQAALIIQEAYRSYKTRRQQREEELQAAILIQNHYRRYKQVRELICKPLFLSRITTADINSMPC from the exons CTTCGGTGAAGCTAGGATGGAACTCCAACGAG GTGTTGTTGTCAATCCTTATCAGCTTTGATAAACACAAAGAATGGTTCACTGACAAGATCCCATCAAG GCCTCCAAATGGCTCCATGTTCCTTATCAATCGGCATGAATTCCGG GATTACCGTCGGGATGGGTACACCTGGAAAAAGAGgactaaatcaacaacaaccAGGGAGGACCATTTTAAACTCAAAGTGCAAGGCATTGAT TGTATCAGTGTTCTTTACACCCACTCGGACGTCATTCCTACATTCCACAAACGCTTTTACTGGCTGATTCAG AACCCTTCTATTATCTTGATTCACTATGTGAACGTCATGGATGACCTCACTGGCTCAGACACCTTGTACAACTATGTCACATCCACAAGGAAAGAGGATGTCTTATCAGAAGTCACATCCATCT ACTCTGGCATAGATGAGCAAAGTATTCCAGAAGTTCAG GTTATAGAAGATGTGTCAGATCCACCATCTCCAGTGGCAGCTCCGCCTTCTCCCTCTATTGCACGGCAACTAAAATCCAACGAGAAAACCTTCAAAGTTTGCATCACCCCCAAGATTCCTCCCACCGCAAGCCTATCCAAGGTCAAACCCACCAATCAAAGCACCTTGCCACAAGGGAATGCTACCCAATGGGTTCTGATTCCTCACAAAGGATCTATGCCATGTATAGGGACCTTTCCTAATGCTATTAATACCTGGATAATACCCGGAACACAACCAAATATCTACGCTACAACCAGTAGCATTAATGTGCCAATAGGGTACCCCCCTGGCGCAGGTATACTCATCCCTAAGCAACCAATAGCAACGCACGATCAGCATTTGCCAAATGACGCCACAAACTTACAGACAGATTTTAGAAACTTCAATGTCCAGCCGTTGAACCAGATGTCACCAAACAACAACCCTACCTTCTTGGTGTCTGCGTCGCTTGCACACAATGCACAAAAGAGGACAGTGAGAGAAGACAGCCACATCAGGCTGAAAGCCACCAAGAATATCGCCCCCAAACCCTCAGAGCCCCAGCAATGCAGTATGCAGGGCCAGGTGAATGCTAACATGAGGTTTTCCAGAGGCAACGGCTCTTCAGCTTCGATGAACAGGGAGGGTGCTTTTTCATGTAATTCCACGACCGCGACAGTTTCATCACAAACTTCAAGCTTTGCCAGTTCTGGTTTAACGAATGAAGGTGTTTATATTTTGAACAATGGTATTTGCTCAGCTCAAAGTGTTGTGTCCAGAATTGGGAATGGAACTACAGAAGGAAGCCTAGATGGTCAGCATACCCTGCGCTCTCCTTCGACAGGAAGTATATCCAGTCATGGAGTCCCTGTCGAACCGAGTACAAGCCCGTCAAGTGACTATGGCAGCTTCATCTCAGATGCTGGACCCAGGCTCACCAGGTCTGAGTCACTGTCAGACCAGGGAGGAAGTAGAGAAGGGATATTTGATGGCCCTTTCCGCATACCCCCTTCGCCTCTGGAAAATACACAGGTACTTACGACGACGTCACGAGATCCTAGTGGACAGAAACGGCCTTTTTCTCAAGCCCCAAATGGCTCTCTAGAAGATGACCCGCTAGGCCCTCATAACCTTGCCGACCTAGGTTTTGATGTCAGTGAACTCTCACCGTTTGAGTCATTTGGAGATGGCATGCTTTCTAATTATGATTTGAATTCGGTGTTTCCGGACTTTTTGGACTCTCTGACGGGAGAGGACTCTCATGAGCAGACTTTAAGCCGTTCGGATCATTCCAATCCTATTATGCCTTCGTCTGTGTCATCCTTGGCGCAGCAACAGGCTATCAACACCAGCCCTGGGCAGAGTGATACACTCAACAGCCAGGATACATGTGCTTCCTCAAAGGATGTGTCAACAAATTCCACATGCACATCTGTCACATGCCAGGGTCAGGCTGATGTTGTCATGACCATCTCATCTGATGAAGCCAAGATAGTCAGTGCGACATCAGATTCGGTCACAGCACAAAACACTTCATCAAAGATCTCTCCAAGGCATCCAGGGAGTACTTGCGGCACAGTTAGGACGTCACCAGCTTCTGACACAATTCCAAGTAACAGAGGCCCTAGGGAAAGGGTAGAAATGAATGGTGAAGCACCTTGTCCTGGATCAAGTTCTTCCACCACACTAACCGGGCCATCGACCCTTAGTACAGTGCCTGGGTCAGCACGCATAACTGACTACTCCCCGGAATGGGCATACCCTGAAGGCGGAGTCAAGATTCTCGTCACAGGAGAATGGAGTTTGACTGACAGGTCTTACACGTGTCTATTTGATGGTTGTAGTGTGGAGGCCACCCTCGTCCAGACTGGAGTTCTGCGTTGCTTCTGTCCGCCTCATGAGCCTGGCCTGGTCACCCTTCAAGTAGCCTGTAATGGTTTTATTGTAAGTAATGCCTGCGTGTTTGAGTACCGCGCACGCGACACACCAAGAAGTAACGCATCATGTCACGAGTGGCTCACGATGGATGAGTCACGGTTCAAGCTAGCGATGCTTGAGCGTTTGGAGCGCCTTGAGTCCAGCCTTGGACTACTCCCGCATCAGGGCTCCATACAGGGAACTGATTACACTAACTGTGCGACTTTTGAGGATCGCATCATCCGTGCGTGCCAAATGTTATTCACCTCAATCACACAGGGTAGCGTGGGAGAGGTGCAGAAGCCTTACCGTGGAATGACGCTGCTCCATCTCGCAGCAGCGCTGGGCTTTGCAAGGCTCATCCGACAATTGAAATCACTTGTACCTACAGATGGGTTGTGCCCACTGCGACAAGAGCTCGACCATTTACGCAGGGACGAGTTCTCATGTACTGCACTTATGTGGGCCTGTGGACTCGGACACAAGGATGCCGTGTGGGAACTGCTCCTGACTGGGGACATCTGCACACTGACGACTCCTGATGCACGTGGGCGAATGCCGCTACAGATCGCACGAGATCGAGGCTACTATGAAGTGGTGGATTGTATTGAAGAGTACTACGCTTCGTCTCCAAGCCG TCAAACTGCACTATTTAACGGCCTCAGGAGTGACGATGAGGACGATATTGCTGAAGAACAACCAGACTACCATAGCAGTACAGCTACTCCTCCCGAAACATTCCATAATAACGTGCCAAGTTGTCAATCTGCGACCGCTACGCCTCTGAATAGCTACCACTCCAGCCTGGTTAACCCTACTACCACGCCCATAACCAGTTACCAAAGTAGTTCTAATGTATCAGCCGGAAGCCATCATAGTAGCCTGACATCCTTTACTGACCGAGCCTGCTCTCCAATGGCTGTCGAAGAGGAATCCCAGTCCGCATGTGTACCCCTGGTAGGAGTACCGCTGAGCCAGGCCCTGGTCAAGGTACAAGCCATGATCAATGAGGCAGAGTTAGAGGCTGACCTCGAGACCTCATATCTTCAGACCGTCACAGGACAGGGACAGCTGAACCCAGTTCACGAGGAGGCGGACCTTCTTTACTCAGCAGGCTCCTGGGTATCACCCGGTGGGAGGTTCAGGTCCTTCAGTACTGCATCCTCGCAGAGCTCCCCTCACACGCCCTCCTCCAAGTCATCACTATCGCCAGGCTCGCCCGGGACCTTCCTCAACTCACCTCATCCATCTCCTACTGTCGCCCCTGATACAAAGGAGTTCCATGAATTCCTTTGCACGTCCAAGAAACTTCTAGAGAAGAACTTCTCTGAGCTGACATTAACAG ATACGGAGCAGCGTGAGCTCTATCAGGCAGCACTCATTATCCAGGAAGCGTACCGCTCATATAAG ACTCGTCGCCAGCAGCGTGAGGAGGAGTTGCAAGCCGCCATTCTTATCCAGAATCACTACCGCCGATATAAACAGGTGAGGGAGCTCATTTGCAAGCCGCTATTCTTATCCAGAATCACTACCGCCGATATAAACAG TATGCCGTGTTAA